One region of Armigeres subalbatus isolate Guangzhou_Male chromosome 3, GZ_Asu_2, whole genome shotgun sequence genomic DNA includes:
- the LOC134226630 gene encoding N-terminal Xaa-Pro-Lys N-methyltransferase 1-A, protein MENTSDRSIDVRRESNDEKSLISANASEDDYINPKQDKYYQDAKNYWSTIAPTVDGMLGGFGSISFTDIRGSDQFLKNVFKLKPAPGRVQALDCGAGIGRISKNLLMSWFERVDLVEQDPQFCETAQSELSSTGKLGTVYNIGLQDFRPEEKKYDVIWSQWVLGHLTDTDIVEFFFRCTKALKKNGMMVIKENFTNADKVELDRQDSSVTRPLPMMKQLLTKGNLRVVKEQRQKDFPKDFVYGQQQYGRTS, encoded by the coding sequence ATGGAAAATACGTCCGATAGAAGCATCGACGTGCGTCGTGAATCTAATGATGAAAAATCGCTTATTTCGGCCAATGCATCGGAAGACGATTATATCAACCCAAAACAGGATAAGTACTATCAAGACGCGAAGAACTACTGGTCTACTATTGCACCGACCGTCGACGGAATGCTGGGAGGTTTCGGAAGCATCTCTTTCACGGACATCCGTGGGTCAGATCAGTTTCTGAAGAACGTGTTCAAACTGAAGCCAGCGCCCGGTCGAGTGCAAGCTTTGGATTGTGGGGCCGGAATTGGACGGATCAGCAAAAACCTGCTGATGAGCTGGTTCGAACGGGTGGACCTTGTGGAACAGGACCCACAGTTCTGCGAAACGGCCCAAAGTGAGCTGAGTAGTACCGGAAAGCTGGGCACCGTATACAATATCGGACTGCAGGATTTCCGCCCGGAGGAGAAAAAGTACGACGTTATTTGGTCCCAGTGGGTGTTGGGCCATTTGACCGATACCGATATCGTGGAGTTTTTCTTTCGCTGCACCAAAGCGTTGAAGAAAAATGGCATGATGGTGATTAAGGAAAATTTCACCAATGCAGACAAAGTGGAGTTGGACAGGCAGGATTCGTCGGTAACGAGACCGCTGCCGATGATGAAACAACTGTTGACGAAAGGAAATTTACGAGTGGTCAAAGAACAGAGACAGAAGGACTTCCCGAAAG